Proteins from a genomic interval of Rosa chinensis cultivar Old Blush chromosome 2, RchiOBHm-V2, whole genome shotgun sequence:
- the LOC121051373 gene encoding profilin-like: MATPSTLTYSDYVDQHLMKENVLSEAAIAGHRGEIWAQTSGFPRFPDAEIRNIMQEFDKPGTHRVLSCGGTDHVVVQSIPRILIRTQLPGTDGGVIIMKTIQLLLIGTYNSNPTRSSTIVEDLGNFFVCNGL, translated from the exons ATGGCTACACCAAGTACATTAACCTACAGCGATTACGTGGACCAACATTTAATGAAAGAAAACGTCCTCAGCGAGGCAGCAATTGCAGGACACCGAGGCGAAATTTGGGCCCAGACCAGTGGGTTCCCTAGA TTTCCTGATGCGGAAATTCGGAACATCATGCAAGAATTCGATAAACCTGGGACGCACAGGGTGTTGTCCTGTGGAGGGACTGACCATGTGGTAGTCCAATCCATTCCTCGTATTTTAATTCGCACACAGCTGCCG GGCACTGATGGAGGCGTTATAATAATGAAGACCATACAACTGCTGCTTATAGGGACCTATAATAGCAACCCTACCCGGTCCAGCACTATTGTTGAAGATTTGGGCAATTTTTTCGTATGCAATGGTCTTTAA